Within the Paenibacillus sp. AN1007 genome, the region GGCGCAAATACATCCAGTGCTCTAAAAATATGAACAGAAAACTCAAGTGGAGCTGCTCCGGAAGCAGTAATCAGTTTTCCATCGGTAACAGCCGATTCCGATATGTAATATTCTTCGCCCGTGTAAGACGGACAAATCATTTTAAGATACGTCAGATCATTGCTTGTATGCGAGCGGGAATCTAACAAGCCTGCTTGAGCAAGTCCTATGGAGGCCCCGCAAATCGCCCCGAGTACAATCCCTTCCTGTAAACACATCTCGGCAATTTGTAATATGGGCTTATGAACAGCCTCTGCCCATGTATTTCCGCCAGGTAGTATCAGTGCATCTGCGCTTGTAATGCTGCACTCATCCACTTGAATGTCGGGTGTTATTTTCAATCCGCCCATTGTAGTTACTGGAGCTTTATCTATCCCAACGGTGACTATTTGTGCTGAAGCCAGCCCCTTTCTAAAGTATCTTCCTGAGTTAAGCTCGGCCGTCAAATAACCGATTTCCCAATCGGACATGGTGTCAAAAACATAAAGATATACTGTTCTTTTCATTTTAATTTCTCCCCTTTTTTTATCTATCAAGGACTACAGTCCATCGGTAATCAATGACTATCTCATTATAAAACAGCTTCACTGACATCCGCTGTCAGTGAAGCTGTTATTGTTGATAATATTCCATTAACTCTGATGCAATTGCAGCAAGTCTGTCTTTCACACTCTGGGGTTCAAGTATTCGAATGGATTTACCATAGGATAGAAGAAAATACGGGACAGCATTATGAATGGATTTTTCCTCGAATAAAAAGACGGCTTGATTGGACGTCCGCTCTTGCAGATGATGTCCTAAAAACCAGTGCATGTTTAGTTCATCCAACGCCTCCGGCCTGCCTTCGATCCTTAAAGAAATTAACCCTTCCTTCCCCATAAGATCAGGTAACAGGTTTTTCATAAAAAATTCACGGCTAGAAAAAGCTTCAGGACGCTTAAAAATGAGTTGAGTACGCTTGATTCGTAAAATCCGATCTACCCGAAAACTTCGTATTTCATTCCTTAGATGGCAGAACGCAACCGTATACCATCTATTATTCCAGTAAACGATTCCATACGGATCTATCATCCTGTTCTTTGGCTTCTTTTCATGGTTTGTACGGTAATCCATCTCTACAGTGATTTCGTTTTCTACAGCATGCTCCAATTCCGCTAATATGAGCTGACTCGAAGGGCTGAGCATGCGGTTTATCACTTCAAATCCAGCTAACCCTTGGTTTAGCATACTCTCCTGCTGCTCATTCGAATACATTTTCA harbors:
- a CDS encoding type 1 glutamine amidotransferase family protein, translating into MKRTVYLYVFDTMSDWEIGYLTAELNSGRYFRKGLASAQIVTVGIDKAPVTTMGGLKITPDIQVDECSITSADALILPGGNTWAEAVHKPILQIAEMCLQEGIVLGAICGASIGLAQAGLLDSRSHTSNDLTYLKMICPSYTGEEYYISESAVTDGKLITASGAAPLEFSVHIFRALDVFAPETLDAWYHLNKTNEPQYFYELMSSIQ
- a CDS encoding YafY family protein — its product is MPKNDNMLAILWMLNSGEKWTAKQISEKLEVNIRTVYRYIDALCSSGVPIISDAGHHGGYSLLHHFIRSPLLFDMEEKKTLLHAAVFAKEAGYPLSETLENATSKLKMYSNEQQESMLNQGLAGFEVINRMLSPSSQLILAELEHAVENEITVEMDYRTNHEKKPKNRMIDPYGIVYWNNRWYTVAFCHLRNEIRSFRVDRILRIKRTQLIFKRPEAFSSREFFMKNLLPDLMGKEGLISLRIEGRPEALDELNMHWFLGHHLQERTSNQAVFLFEEKSIHNAVPYFLLSYGKSIRILEPQSVKDRLAAIASELMEYYQQ